Within the Myxococcus virescens genome, the region TGCTGCTGGGCGAGTCCGAGGGGCTTCTTGGCAACCACGAAGGTGCGCGCCCGCACCTGCTCCGCGCGGTGGAGCTGTACCAGGAGGTGCACGACCACGCGTATGAGGCCCGCGCCCGCTGGGACTTGGGCCTGTCCTGCTACTACCAGCAGGACTTCGCGGCGGCCCGCAAGCAGTTCGAGACGCTGATTCCCCTCTACGGGGATCTGGGTCAGACGGGCGAAGTGGCCAAGGTCCAGAACATCCTGGCCCACTTCACCGCGCGCGGCGTGTGAGCGCTCCTCCCTGACACCGGGGAGAGCGCCGTCACACGCGCTCTTCCTAGGCTTGGATGCCGGTGCCCACCGCGATGGCGAGCAGCCCCAGCACGCCCGCGGCCATCACCATGTAGCGCCACTCACCCCGCAGGCCCAGCAGCGTGCCCGCCACCGCGAGCCGCGCCACGGGCGTCACCAACAGCAGTGACGCGGCGCCCTTTCGCAATAAGTCGATGGCGACGTGCACGCGCTCGGATTGGGGCATGGCCTCCAGCCCCAGCGACAGGACGAACATTCCGCCGCTGACCACCGCGCCGGCGCGCAGCACCCGTGCGATCCACCGGTCGCCCACCACCGCGCGCTCACGGTGATGATGCCGCACCTGCTCCGCCGCCCCCCCGTCCGGTTGCGCCATGGGCGCCCCGTCCATGGGGGGCGTCAGCGACGCGGCCCCTCCCGTGACTGCCACGTTGCGCGCGACGGCGGGATGCTCCGCTGTCACCGCCGACACGGAAGCACATGCCGCGCGTGCTTCCTCCGGTTCACTCACTTCAGGATGCTCGGCCACAATCCCTCCCCTCCCTTCCACAGCATCTGTCCCGCGACCACCAGCAACACCACCGCGAACAAACGCTTGAGCACCGCCGTGGGCACCCTCGGCATCAGCCGACTGCCCACATATGCGCCTCCCAGGACACCCACCACCAACGGTGACACCAGCGCCAGTTTCAGATGGCCCCTCAACGCGTACGCGGCAACGCTCGCGGCGCCCGTGACGCCAATCATCAGGTTGCTCGTCGCGCTGGCCACCTTGAACGGCACGTGCATGCCGTACGCCATCAGCGGCACCTTGAGCGGTCCTCCGCCCACCCCCAACAGCGAGGACAGGCCACCGGCCACGAAGGAGCCGGAGATGCCCAGCGGGTAGTTGGCGGGCGCGTAGTCGTCCATCGCGGCGGGCTCCTGGCGCGGCGAACGCAGCAGCAACATCTGCAGCGCCACGTAGAGCGTGAAGAGCCCGAACACCACCGCCACCATCGCCGGCGCCACCATGGCGGCCACCATGCCGCCAGCGATGGCGCCCAGCACCGTCGCCAGCTCCAGCGACAGCCCCAGGCGGATGTCACTCAGGTGTTTGTGCACATAGCCCGCGGCGGCGGAGCACGAGCTGGCCACCACGCACATGAGGCTCGCGGGGATGGCTTGCTCCAAGGGAATGTCGAACCCCAGCACCAGCGCGGGCACCAGGACGATTCCGCCTCCGATGCCGAGCATCGCGCCCAAGGTACCCGCGAGTGCGCCCACCGCGATGAGGAGTAGGACCGTCATTCCTCTTCGAGGATAGGAGCGGCCTCGCGCTTCGGACAGCGCCATTCCCCGAGGGGAATCGGGCTCGCCAGGACGCCTGCTCTGCGGGTGTCACGCCGCCCGTGCGCCCAGCGTCCCTTCGGGGAAGGCCTCCAGGAAGCGGGCTCGCGTACGGGGCGTGAAGGTGCCCCTCGCCATGTAGCCGTGCAACCGACGCAGGACGCCACGCGCCGTCTCCAGCGTGCCTTCCACCTCCGCGGCGAAGTCGAACGTGTCGTTGCGGTACAGCTCCTGGAACGACAGCCGCGCATACGCTGGCAACGCGCGCGCCCGGCCCATGGGACTTGAAAGGAAGAGACCGGAGACGTACAGGCCGCGCACCCAGCCATCGACCTCCGACTTGCTGGGCGCCTGGCCCACACGCTCCTGGGAGGACAAACGGACCAGCTCGTAGAGGCCGCCGCCAATGCCCCGCCAGGGGAAGCCCAGGCTCTTCACCACCTGACACTTCTCCCGCACCCGCGGCGTGCCGAGCAGCTCCATGCCGTGCAGCTCGCGCAGATAGAAGAGCGTCTGCGCCCATTCGATGTCGCGGTGCGCCTCCAGGGCACGCTCACCGCGGCGGCGGTGTCGCACCACCAACCTGTCCACCACCGGATACAGACGGCGGTCCAGGCACAGGTGCGTGAAGTAACCCGCGAGCACCGCGAGGCCGGGCTCGGTGCCCACCAACGCGCCGGAGGCCACCAGCTCCGCCATCTTCAGCCCGAAGCCCACCGGAGCGCGCTCGTGGTACAGCCGCGCGAAGTGCGGCAGCTCCCGTTCGGGCAGGAAGGCGGCGAGCCCGCCCCGGATGCCTTCGCACAACGGGAGGTCTGGCAGCGCCGCGCCGAAGCGCGCATACGGCAGGTCCTCCGACAGCGCACGCACCCAATCCGCCGGCAGCTCGCCCGGGTTGGCGGCCATCCGTTCAATGGCGGTCAGATGCATCAGCAGCGTGGGCATTCCCCACACTGCTACCCAGTGCAACGAAGCAATGCAATGCTCGAATGAAATCCAACGCTTTGCGTGTAACAGGGCGGGCGTTACAGTCCGCGCCCTTTCTACCCGCCCAAGCCTTTTCACTGTTCAGGAGTTCCACGGCCCATGAACTTCAGCTTCGTCTCCGGCGATGCCACACGGACGAGCGGCGACCTGCTCGTCATTCCCCTCTTCGAGGGCGAGCTGGGAGACAGCGCCCCGTCCTCCCTCTCCTCGGCGGACGGCGCCCTGGAAGGACGCCTGCGCGGCGCCGCCACCCAGGAGGGCTTCAAGGGACGCGCGGACCAGAGCCTGGTGATGCACACCCTGGGGCGCACGGCGCCCGAGCGCGTGCTGCTGCTGGGCCTGGGAAACCGCGCCCGCTTCCACCCGGAAGTGCTGCGGCTGGCCGCCGGCCGCGCCGCGAAGACGGCGCAGCGGCTCAAGGTCACCTCGGTGGCGTTCGCCTTGCCGGCCACCGAGTCCGCGCAGGACGCGGTGCGCGCCGTGGTGGAAGGCGTGGCGCTGGGCGTCTACCGCTTCGACAAGTACAAGTCCTCCGCGCGCGAGGAGAAGAAGGGCGCCGCGAAGCTGGGCAAGGTGTTCCTGGTGCTCCCCGAGGGCACGGAGCGCACGCGCGAGTTCGATGACGCGCTGACGCTGGCGCAGCGCGTCGCGGAGGCGACCAACTGGGCCCGTGACCTCGTCAACGAGCCGCCCAACGCGGTGACGCCCACGGTGCTGGCCGAGGCCGCGCGTCAGGCCGCGAAGGAAGGCGGGCTGAAGGCCACCATCGGCGGCCGCCGCGACATCGAGAAGCTCGACATGGGCATGTTCCTCGGTGTCACCGCGGGGAGCACCGAGGAGCCTCGCCTCATCCACCTGGCGTACACGCCCAAGAACGCGCGTGACGCCAAGCAGCCGCCGCTGGCGCTGGTGGGCAAGGCCGTCACCTTCGACTCGGGCGGACTGTCGCTCAAGCCGACGGACGGCATGGTGGACATGAAGACGGACATGGCGGGCTCGGCCGCGGTGCTGGGCGCCATGAAGGTCATCGCCGCGCTCAAGCCGCCCTTCCCCGTGCACGCCTTCATCGGCGCGTGCGAGAACATGCCGGCCGGCAACGCCTACAAGCCGGGTGACATCCTCACCTCGCGCCTGGGCAAGACGGTGGAGATCACCAACACGGACGCGGAAGGCCGCCTGGTGCTGGGCGACATCCTGACGTGGGCCACCGAGCACAAGCCGGCCGCCATCATCGACCTGGCCACGCTCACGGGCGCCTGCGTCGTCGCGCTGGGCAACTACATCGTCGGCGCCTTCGGCGACCACGAGGAGACGGTGACGCAGGTGCTCCAGGCCGCGCGCACCGCGGGCGAGGAGATGTGGCGCATGCCCATCAGCGACATGCAGAAGGACGCCCTGCGCTCCGAGGTCGCCGACATGAAGAACTCCGGCGAGCGCTGGGGTGGCTCCATCAACGCCGCCATCTTCCTCCGCGAGTTCGTGGGCGAGACGCCGTGGGTGCACCTGGACATCGCGGGTCCGGCGAGCAGCCCCAAGGAGCGTGGCTACCTGAGCAAGGGTGGCACCGGCGTGGGCGTGCGCACCCTGGTGGAGTACGTCCGCCTGCGCGCGCAGACGCAGGGCACCGCGCCCGTTGAAGCGGCGCCCGAGCCCAAGGCCGGCAAGGCCAGACCGGCCCGGAAGCGCGCGAAGTAGCGCGGCCTTCCAGACAGAGGGCGTCCCGGATGAAGGGGCGCCCTCAGCGCTGGGGCACCTTCCACGCCGTCGCCGGCCCCGCGAGCGGGCGGACGCCCTGGATGAGCGCATCCACGCTCTGGGGCACGTCCGCCGCGGCCTGCGCCGGCCAGGTGGCCAGCATCATCAACACGCGCCCGGGGATGCCTTCACGCACGGCCACCTTGCCGTGCACGCCATCCCCCACCTGGAAATCGAAGCCCACCGCGGTGTCCGACAGCGGAATGGGCGCCGGGTCCGTGGTGGTGAAGCCCGGGTGCTGGCGGAGCCCTTCGGTGAGCCGCTCCGCGAACTGCGTGGGAGAGGCCACCGCGGGCGCCACCTGCAACACCACCTGCGCTCCGGAGACGTTGTGGCGGAGGATGACGGGAATGGCGAGCCCCTCCGGCGTGCGCTCATTCGTCTCGTCCAACTGCCAGTCCGCCGTGGGCCGGATGATTTCGAAGCCCAGGTCCTCGTCCACGTAGCGGCGCGTCGTCGAGCGGCTGTCCTCGCTCGCGGCCTCCGCTGATGGGGCGGGCCCGGAGCCGCCAGCCCCCCCGTGCTTCATCGCCTGGCGAGCGCCACCGCAGGCCGTCGTCAGCGCCAGGAGTCCCCACACCCACTTCCGCATCGCGACCATGCCCGCTCCCCGCCCCGAACGCCGTGACGGCGAACGTGGGCACGGGCGAACCCCTAGGCCAGTCCTCCTTGGAGGGTGCGGTAGGTGTTGGACAGCCGCTCCGCCACGTCCGCGGGCAGGACGTTGCGCGCTGAAAACAACGCATAGGACACGAAGGCGTCCAGGGCCTCCAACGTGAGGGCCCGGCCCACCGCCTCGCCTCCCGTGGAGAGGTTGGCCCTGAGCCGCGCCACGTCCACGCGCCCGTCCGCCGCCAGCGTCACCCCGGCGTACGCGTCCTCCAGGCCCTGCGGCGGCGCGTCGAGGAAGCCGCGCAGCAGGTCCGTGTCCTTTCCGGCCTCGCGCAGGGCCCGGTGCACCAGGGACAACAGCAGGTTGTAGCGCTCCTCCGCGGACAACAGCTCCCAGGCCATGCCCTCCACGGCGGGCGCCTGTACTGGAGGCGGCGCCGCGGGGTGGACGGCCACGTTGCCGCCGCGCACTGCTTCCTCAAGCCACGTGTAGAAGGCGTGCGGGCCGCCTTCATAGGACGCGCGCAGGCTGGCCAGCGGCAGCCCGTCCGCCAGCCGGGCGAACAACCGCGACTCACCGGGCAGCGGTCCTTCCGGCCCTAGCGTGACGCGCGTGTCGTCCGGGAAGCGCCGACGCAGGCGCGACACCAGCTCCGCCCGTTTGATGCCGGTGAGGACCAGGTCCCGCGTGCGCTCAGGCAGCTTCACCACGTCCGCCATCGGCGCGGGGCCTTCGACGAAGACGAAGCTGCCGTCCTCCAGTTCGAAGAGGCTGAGCACCACCTCACGCACCACGTACGTCATGGCGCTGTACAGGTTGGCTTCGGAGACGAGCCCTTCCGACGTGAGCACCTGACCGATGCGGCGCGACGGCGTCACGCGCGACAGGGCCTGCGTCAGCTGCGCCTGCGTCAGCAAGCCCAGGCGGAGCAGCGCCGCGCCCAACCGCTCCCAGCGCTCCGTGGAGGTGGCGAACACCACCTGTCCGTCCCGGAAGGACACCGTGCGGCGCCCCGTGGCGTGCTGCACCGCCAGCAGG harbors:
- a CDS encoding sulfite exporter TauE/SafE family protein: MTVLLLIAVGALAGTLGAMLGIGGGIVLVPALVLGFDIPLEQAIPASLMCVVASSCSAAAGYVHKHLSDIRLGLSLELATVLGAIAGGMVAAMVAPAMVAVVFGLFTLYVALQMLLLRSPRQEPAAMDDYAPANYPLGISGSFVAGGLSSLLGVGGGPLKVPLMAYGMHVPFKVASATSNLMIGVTGAASVAAYALRGHLKLALVSPLVVGVLGGAYVGSRLMPRVPTAVLKRLFAVVLLVVAGQMLWKGGEGLWPSILK
- a CDS encoding leucyl aminopeptidase, encoding MNFSFVSGDATRTSGDLLVIPLFEGELGDSAPSSLSSADGALEGRLRGAATQEGFKGRADQSLVMHTLGRTAPERVLLLGLGNRARFHPEVLRLAAGRAAKTAQRLKVTSVAFALPATESAQDAVRAVVEGVALGVYRFDKYKSSAREEKKGAAKLGKVFLVLPEGTERTREFDDALTLAQRVAEATNWARDLVNEPPNAVTPTVLAEAARQAAKEGGLKATIGGRRDIEKLDMGMFLGVTAGSTEEPRLIHLAYTPKNARDAKQPPLALVGKAVTFDSGGLSLKPTDGMVDMKTDMAGSAAVLGAMKVIAALKPPFPVHAFIGACENMPAGNAYKPGDILTSRLGKTVEITNTDAEGRLVLGDILTWATEHKPAAIIDLATLTGACVVALGNYIVGAFGDHEETVTQVLQAARTAGEEMWRMPISDMQKDALRSEVADMKNSGERWGGSINAAIFLREFVGETPWVHLDIAGPASSPKERGYLSKGGTGVGVRTLVEYVRLRAQTQGTAPVEAAPEPKAGKARPARKRAK
- a CDS encoding DUF4388 domain-containing protein; translation: MATRPKATPRLAGDAASLDLERPLAQGLSPSRPLQAWFHGPEGMVLLQEPPGFAGFLAGSLRTLSVEEVFAHVLSGIRSGLLAVQHATGRRTVSFRDGQVVFATSTERWERLGAALLRLGLLTQAQLTQALSRVTPSRRIGQVLTSEGLVSEANLYSAMTYVVREVVLSLFELEDGSFVFVEGPAPMADVVKLPERTRDLVLTGIKRAELVSRLRRRFPDDTRVTLGPEGPLPGESRLFARLADGLPLASLRASYEGGPHAFYTWLEEAVRGGNVAVHPAAPPPVQAPAVEGMAWELLSAEERYNLLLSLVHRALREAGKDTDLLRGFLDAPPQGLEDAYAGVTLAADGRVDVARLRANLSTGGEAVGRALTLEALDAFVSYALFSARNVLPADVAERLSNTYRTLQGGLA